AGCACGAACGGGCCTCGGCCGAGATGTTTCAGACCTGGGCGGAGCGTCTGCGCCTTCCCCGGAATTTGGTCAAGCGAACCCTGCGGCTTATCCGCCACCACATGCGACCTTTCTTCCTCTTGGAGCTTGCCGAAAAGGACCGTCTCACTCCCCGGGCCAAGCGGAGGCTGATAAGAGACGTCCCGGACTATCCCCTCCTTTTTCTCCTGGCCCTGGCCGATGCCCTTTCCGCCCGGGGTCCGGCCTCCGAACCGGACACCGCCGAAAGGCTCGCGGCCCTCCTTGAAGACCTCCGTCGCTTCGAAGAGGAGGTCCTGGCCCCGGCAGAACGGGAACGCCTTCTCACCGGGCACGACCTCATCGCCCTGGGCCTCAAGCCGGGCCCCTTTTTCCGGGAGATCCTGGAGGCCGTAGAGGAGGCCCGGGTAGAAGGGAGGGTGAGAGACCGGGAGGAGGCCCTGGCCTTTGTGCAAGAATATGTTAGAGAAAAAATGAACCTGGGAGAAAGAAATGGTTAAAAAAGTCCTCCTTTTCTGGGCCCTGCTGGGGCTTTGGGTGGCGGTGGCCGGGGCGGAAAAGAGGCTTCTAATCTTTGCGGGCTCGGCTTCCAAACCCGCCACCGAAGAGGCCGCCCGGGTCTTTGAACGGCGCACGGGCACCAAGGTGGATCTGGTTTTCGGGGGTTCAGGCTTCGTCCTCTCCCAGATGCTCCTCAGCCACAAAGGGGACCTCTATTTCCCGGGTTCTTCAGACTACATGGAGCTAGCCAAAGAAAAGGGAGCGGTCCTTTCGGAAACCGAAAGGCGGGTGGTCTATCTGGTCCCGGCCATCATCGTCGCCCGGGGAAATCCCAAACACATCCGGGGGCTCCGGGACCTCCTGCGCCCCGAGGTGCGCGTGGCCATAGCCAATCCGGAAGGGGTCTGCCTGGGAGCTTATGCAGTGGAGGTCCTTGAAAAAAGTCTTTCGCCGGAAGAAGTGCGCCTTTTTCGGAAAAAATTGGTCAACTATACCGGAAGCTGTGCCAAGACCGCCGCGGTGGTGGCCTTGGGAGCGGTGGACGCGGTCCTCGGCTGGCGGGTCTTTGCCCTCTGGGATCCAGAGCATCTGGAGGTGGTAAAACTCAAGCCCCAGGAGGTAGCCCGGGTGGGCTATATCCCCATTGCGGTTTCCCGCTTCAGCCAAAACCGGAAACTGGCCGAAGATTTCATTCGTTTTCTCCTTTCCGAAGAAGGCCGGGCCATCTTTCGGCGCCACGGCTATTTTATGAGCCCGGAGGAGGCCTTTGCCTGGCTGGGGGAGAAAAAACCGGTGGGGGGCCGCTTTGAGGTCCCCCGGAGCTGGCTTGAAGGGGCTCATGAACCTTAGGCGCCTGACCCTTACGGCCCTTCTGAGCCTTGCGGGTTTTTACCTCCTCCTGATCCTTTCCCTCCTCTATTTTCTCCAGGGGTCCGAAGCCCTGGGCACCCTCCTTTCCGCACGGGTGCTCTATAGCCTGCGCCTGAGCCTCCTCTGTGCCAGCGGGGCCAGCCTTTTTTCCCTTCTCCTGGGTCTTCCGGCGGCCTACGCCCTTTCCCGCCACCGCTTCCCCGGCCGAAGACTGGTGGACACCCTCCTTGAACTCCCCCTGGTGGTCTCTCCGGCGGCCCTGGGAGCCATGATCCTCATCTTTTTCAACACCCCCCTTGCGGAAAAGTGGAAGGCCCTTTTTGTGCTGGCCCTTCCGGGCATTGTGCTGGCCCAG
This portion of the Thermosulfurimonas marina genome encodes:
- the modA gene encoding molybdate ABC transporter substrate-binding protein; its protein translation is MVKKVLLFWALLGLWVAVAGAEKRLLIFAGSASKPATEEAARVFERRTGTKVDLVFGGSGFVLSQMLLSHKGDLYFPGSSDYMELAKEKGAVLSETERRVVYLVPAIIVARGNPKHIRGLRDLLRPEVRVAIANPEGVCLGAYAVEVLEKSLSPEEVRLFRKKLVNYTGSCAKTAAVVALGAVDAVLGWRVFALWDPEHLEVVKLKPQEVARVGYIPIAVSRFSQNRKLAEDFIRFLLSEEGRAIFRRHGYFMSPEEAFAWLGEKKPVGGRFEVPRSWLEGAHEP
- a CDS encoding ABC transporter permease yields the protein MNLRRLTLTALLSLAGFYLLLILSLLYFLQGSEALGTLLSARVLYSLRLSLLCASGASLFSLLLGLPAAYALSRHRFPGRRLVDTLLELPLVVSPAALGAMILIFFNTPLAEKWKALFVLALPGIVLAQFATVAGLCVRLLKAALDEIPTRYEEVARSLGATPLRAFLTVTLPLCRRGLLSALVLTWAKALGEFGATFTVAGSMPFRTETLPIAIYLHLSSADLQAAALLTLVLVITGLGILYLVRVLGRA